From a region of the Dictyostelium discoideum AX4 chromosome 2 chromosome, whole genome shotgun sequence genome:
- a CDS encoding PhoPQ-activated pathogenicity-related protein: MKINNLLFLIVIILISCSSVLSESKKLKKYVEKYDPSYKWTLNATYDINYAKVYVLELASQQWMSGHTDKPIWKHWLTICKPNNYSSNHQTGLLFVNNGNNINWAVPTINKLDSFGGMLCNASGEITATLLQVPNQYIIFENDGVQRSEDDIVAYTWRKFMDTKDPTWLSLLPQTKSATKAMDAIQEFGKTITGNYTIKKFIVTGASKRGWTAWGAAMVDKRVIGIAPMVIPILNLVENIEAQVEAYGNWSFALKDYVNHNITNFLYTKYFKKVTKIIDPINYLNTLKPIAKFILLGTSDEFFLFDQTKSFFHLLKGETKLGIYPNTNHGGILQQSCATDIANFFKLVANGIERPEITWNIAYSDCKNYGTINLKVTKGVATKVLLWSATTISSTKRDFRMFTCNAAECYQNIKWTSQEINLSSSNNYSHTMLKPTSGWSGFFFQVIFSNGASYTSEGAVVPDVYPFPKCTMEVCGSGKPSWVKSNQNQNNDSDNEDDYEDIEDEIEEDF; the protein is encoded by the exons atgaaaataaataatttattatttttgattgtaataatattaattagtTGTAGTTCTGTTTTATCAgaatctaaaaaattaaaaaaatatgttgAAAAGTATGATCCAAGCTATAAATGGACTTTAAACGCCACATATGATATAAATTATGCAAAGGTTTATGTTTTAGAATTAG caTCACAACAATGGATGAGTGGTCATACAGATAAACCAATTTGGAAACATTGGTTAACAATTTGTAAACCAAATAACTATTCATCAAATCATCAAACTGGTTTGTTGTTTgtaaataatggtaataatattaattgggCAGTACCAACAATTAA taaattaGATTCATTTGGAGGAATGTTATGTAATGCATCAGGTGAAATTACAGCTACACTTCTTCAAGTACCAAatcaatatataatttttgaaaatgatggtGTTCAAAGATCAGAGGATGATATTGTAGCATACACATGGCGTAAATTTATGGATACTAAAGATCCAACATGGCTTAGTTTACTTCCACAAACCAAATCAGCAACAAAAGCAATGGATGCAATTCAAGAGTTTGGTAAAACAATCACTGGTAATTACacaattaaaaagtttattgTAACTGGTGCTTCTAAACGTGG ttGGACAGCATGGGGTGCAGCTATGGTAGATAAACGTGTTATTGGTATTGCACCAATGGTtattccaattttaaatcttgttgaaaatattgaagcACAAGTTGAAGCATATGGAAATTGGTCATTTGCTCTTAAAGATTATGTTAATcataatattacaaatttcCTTTACACCAAATACTTTAAAAAGGTTACAAAGATTATTGatccaattaattatttaaatacattaaaaccaattgctaaatttattttacttgGTACATCTGATGAATTTTTCCTTTTCGATCAAACTAAATCATtctttcatttattaaaaggtGAGACAAAATTAGGTATTTATCCAAATACAAACCATGGTGGAATTTTACAACAAAGTTGTGCTACTGATATTGCAAACTTTTTCAAATTGGTTGCAAATGGAATTGAACGTCCAGAAATCACATGGAACATTGCTTACTCTGATTGTAAAAACTATGGCACAATCAATCTTAAAGTTACCAAAGGTGTTGCAACTAAAGTATTATTATGGTCAGCAACTACTATTTCATCAACTAAAAGAGATTTCCGTATGTTTACTTGTAATGCTGCTGAATGTTACCAAAATATTAAATGGACATCacaagaaattaatttatcatcatccaATAACTATTCACACACAATGTTAAAACCAACATCAGGTTGGAGTGGCTTTTTCTTCCAAGTTATATTCTCAAATGGTGCTTCCTATACTTCAGAAGGTGCAGTTGTACCAGACGTATATCCATTCCCAAAATGTACAATGGAAGTATGTGGCTCAGGTAAACCATCATGGGtgaaatcaaatcaaaaccaaaacaatGATTcagataatgaagatgacTATGAAGACATTGaagatgaaattgaagaagatttttaa
- the tmem56B gene encoding TMEM56 family protein 2 (TRAM, LAG1 and CLN8 homology domain-containing protein) encodes METNINVILYQDLPCFLLFTSLHLFLPKIIEIIFKKNNIGFYERKRIEWPNRIISTVNAIVTSALSIYCLYYNEWIVNSLRSTSEMSYFIFKFITYYFIYDFIISSYYSKYLFTWGNLLHHTIALLSFTFLGGKGLAHHLLLSYTFTEITTPLINLRFFLLDLNLKNHPLYVINGLLIFVGFVLFRVFYTSATMFDVIFNQPHYSIETDPLIPFFINFVYPAITLLNLYWTFYISKSIFKYFTTSKNENSRIKNKQD; translated from the exons atggaAACTAATATAAATGTAATTTTATACCAGGATTTGccttgttttttattatttacatctttacatttatttttacctaaaataatagaaattatttttaaaaaaaacaatattggATTTTatgaaagaaaaagaattgaatGGCCAAACAG aattataTCAACAGTTAATGCTATAGTTACATCAGCTTTATCAATATattgtttatattataatGAATGGATAGTGAATTCACTTAGAAGTACAAGTGAAATGagttatttcatttttaaattcattacatattattttatttatgattttataatttcatcttATTAtagtaaatatttatttacatgGGGTAATTTATTACATCATACTATTGCATTATTATCATTCACATTTTTAGGAGgt aaaGGGTTAGCACATCATTTACTTTTAAGTTATACATTTACAGAGATAACAACacctttaattaatttaagattttttttattggatttaaatttaaaaaatcatccATTATATGTAATTAATgggttattaatttttgttggTTTCGTTTTATTTAGAGTTTTTTATACATCAGCAACAATGTTTGATGTTATTTTCAATCAACCACATTACTCAATTGAAACTGATCCTTTAAtacctttttttataaattttgtaTATCCTGCAATCACccttttgaatttatattggACATTTTACATTTCAAAAtccattttcaaatatttcactacttcaaaaaatgaaaattcaagaataaaaaataaacaagattaa